In one window of Syngnathus typhle isolate RoL2023-S1 ecotype Sweden linkage group LG7, RoL_Styp_1.0, whole genome shotgun sequence DNA:
- the LOC133157549 gene encoding uncharacterized protein LOC133157549 translates to MTALYDKYGQPHQLALKKISSVLDGPEVRRGDPMAFQKFALQIQSLVGLLQTLGHEGEVELSIGSHVARLLSKLPSEQRADFRRSQPTRSGATSTLRDLSEWLRHESWCQDFDDPTSSRSSKEKQSTKWNIRPVAKQTAVLHSSQEPSVKLVKEKPVKGKDKSKVYCAYCESTDHYLSQCSGVAQLTKDELKRWIQEHKRCWRCARQHFAAQCDLKKPCNLCQGKHLLSLHEINIRPEKVKDDSPPKAESCLTTCASESFYLDRPHVGNRVMLKVVRVHVHYGSQKLDTYAILDDGSERTMLLPTAAKSLALNGAPEDLPLRTVRSDIQVLHGHTVSFRVSSPTNPNVMFKITDAFTASHLNLAPHSYPVSHLQRKFKHLRGIPIPTFREVKPLLLIGSDQPHLITPIEPVRLGPHGSPAAVHTRLGWTLQGPCQSTGRPAHPAQCLFTSVPPPMDDLYRHVERLWQVDTVPYRPEREVTRSKQDQQAIALLETKTGRTEVSGILRYATPLLRHAAMPLLQAPKESVMAQLRSTERRLLKNPEQGQAYQAEMRKLIESGAVQEVSEDTSSTESWFIPHHLVTHNGKNRLVFNCSHQFSGQSLNQFLLPGPTLGASLLAVLLRFRECPIAVSGDIKGMFHQVRLLPEDRPLLRFLWRDLEVEQPPKIFEWQVLPFGTTCSPCCATYALQSHVKDPSKSNDDMRFSVEHCFYVDNYLQSVATPSEAKGRVDRLRELLASGGFELRQWACNDPNVLSHLPSELRSTSLDLWLAQDKSNPFESTLGLSWNWQADSLGYKQRLVPYDVPTLRNIYRILASQYDPLGYLLPFSTRAKLILRQLWDKQRGWDDPNLPPDLLQAWSCWEVELKHLPDITMPRPYAPADSPREGTTRQVHIFPDASEKAYGAVAFLRTEDNQGKVHLSFVLARSRIAPKRVHSVPRLELCAALVAAQLASTLKKELALPVHSTVLWSDSTTVLTWLLSQSCRYKVFVGSRVAEIQELTEGFVWRYVDSDNNPADELTRGKTLISLLEPN, encoded by the coding sequence ATGACAGCTCTCTATGACAAATATGGTCAACCTCATCAGCTTGCCCTAAAGAAGATATCCAGCGTCCTGGATGGCCCAGAGGTCAGGCGGGGTGATCCAATGGCGTTCCAGAAATTTGCCCTTCAAATACAATCACTGGTGGGTCTCCTCCAGACCTTGGGCCACGAAGGAGAAGTTGAACTAAGTATTGGCTCTCACGTAGCTCGCCTACTGAGTAAGCTTCCTTCTGAACAGCGGGCCGATTTCCGCCGTTCCCAGCCCACTCGATCTGGAGCCACATCCACCTTGCGGGACCTGTCAGAGTGGCTTCGCCACGAGTCATGGTGTCAGGACTTTGACGATCCTACCAGTAGCCGGAGCTCCAAGGAGAAGCAGAGCACTAAATGGAACATTCGTCCTGTGGCTAAGCAAACAGCAGTCCTGCATAGTAGCCAGGAGCCCTCAGTGAAACTAGTTAAAGAGAAACCTGTCAAAGGGAAAGACAAGTCCAAGGTATACTGTGCCTATTGTGAGAGTACAGACCACTACCTCAGCCAGTGTAGTGGTGTAGCCCAGCTCACCAAAGACGAGCTGAAAAGGTGGATCCAAGAGCACAAGCGGTGTTGGCGCTGTGCCCGTCAACACTTCGCCGCTCAGTGCGACCTCAAGAAACCCTGTAACCTTTGTCAAGGCAAGCACCTTCTCTCTCTCCACGAGATTAACATAAGACCTGAGAAAGTTAAGGATGACTCACCTCCAAAGGCTGAAAGCTGCCTGACTACCTGTGCCTCCGAGTCCTTCTACCTTGACCGACCACATGTGGGGAACCGAGTCATGTTGAAGGTGGTGCGAGTACACGTGCACTATGGTAGTCAGAAGTTAGACACCTATGCTATACTGGATGATGGGTCTGAGAGGACTATGCTGCTCCCCACCGCTGCTAAGTCACTAGCCCTTAACGGCGCTCCCGAAGACCTCCCACTGCGCACAGTGCGCTCGGACATCCAAGTTTTGCATGGCCATACAGTGTCATTCCGGGTCTCCTCCCCCACCAACCCTAATGTCATGTTTAAGATCACTGATGCCTTTACCGCCAGCCATCTTAATCTAGCCCCACATAGCTACCCAGTTAGCCACCTACAGAGGAAGTTCAAGCACCTGCGTGGAATCCCTATACCTACCTTCCGAGAAGTAAAGCCCTTGCTTCTCATAGGTTCAGACCAGCCCCACCTCATAACCCCCATCGAGCCTGTCAGGCTTGGTCCTCATGGTAGCCCAGCAGCTGTCCACACTAGACTGGGGTGGACCTTGCAGGGCCCGTGTCAGTCGACGGGGCGGCCGGCTCACCCAGCTCAATGCCTGTTCACCTCTGTTCCACCACCCATGGATGATCTCTACAGGCATGTGGAGAGACTCTGGCAAGTGGATACAGTCCCCTACAGGCCAGAGAGGGAAGTGACACGATCCAAGCAGGATCAGCAAGCCATAGCCCTGCTGGAGACGAAGACAGGACGTACCGAGGTGAGTGGCATCCTTAGATACGCTACTCCCCTGTTACGCCATGCGGCTATGCCACTATTGCAAGCACCGAAAGAATCAGTTATGGCCCAGCTGCGCAGCACTGAGAGACGCCTCCTTAAGAACCCTGAGCAGGGACAAGCATACCAAGCAGAGATGCGGAAACTCATCGAGTCAGGCGCAGTGCAGGAAGTTAGCGAGGACACCTCATCAACGGAGAGCTGGTTTATCCCCCATCACCTCGTGACCCATAACGGGAAGAACCGCCTCGTCTTTAACTGTTCTCATCAATTTTCGGGCCAGTCTCTTAATCAGTTCCTCCTACCGGGCCCAACTCTAGGTGCCTCCCTGCTAGCGGTCCTATTAAGGTTCCGAGAATGTCCCATTGCAGTCAGTGGGGACATTAAagggatgttccaccaggtcCGTCTCCTCCCTGAGGATCGCCCCCTTCTGAGATTCTTATGGAGAGACCTAGAGGTAGAACAACCACCCAAGATCTTTGAATGGCAGGTCCTCCCCTTTGGGACCACCTGTAGCCCATGTTGTGCGACATACGCCCTGCAAAGCCATGTCAAGGATCCCAGTAAGTCAAACGATGACATGAGGTTCTCCGTGGAGCACTGTTTCTATGTCGACAACTACCTGCAGAGTGTGGCTACACCCAGCGAAGCAAAGGGTCGGGTGGACCGGCTCAGGGAGCTCCTCGCCTCGGGCGGCTTCGAATTGCGACAGTGGGCTTGCAACGACCCAAATGTTCTCAGCCACCTACCTTCAGAGCTCAGATCCACCAGTCTAGACCTGTGGCTAGCCCAAGATAAGTCCAACCCGTTTGAGTCGACCCTGGGCCTCAGCTGGAACTGGCAGGCAGACTCCCTAGGCTACAAGCAGCGGTTAGTCCCTTACGATGTACCAACCTTGAGGAACATTTATAGAATCCTAGCCTCACAGTACGATCCATTGGGATACCTGCTGCCATTCTCCACTCGCGCCAAGCTCATCCTAAGACAGCTGTGGGACAAGCAGCGAGGTTGGGACGATCCTAACCTCCCTCCTGACCTGCTACAGGCTTGGTCCTGTTGGGAGGTGGAGCTCAAGCATCTGCCGGACATTACCATGCCACGTCCGTATGCGCCTGCTGATAGCCCCCGCGAAGGGACCACTCGGCAAGTGCACATCTTTCCTGACGCCTCAGAAAAGGCCTACGGGGCTGTAGCCTTCCTCCGAACCGAAGACAACCAGGGTAAGGTACATTTATCCTTTGTTCTGGCTCGCTCCCGCATAGCCCCTAAGCGTGTGCATTCTGTACCTCGCCTTGAGCTGTGTGCGGCTCTTGTAGCAGCGCAGTTGGCTTCCACCCTTAAGAAAGAGCTTGCTCTCCCAGTACACAGCACAGTATTGTGGTCTGACTCTACCACCGTACTCACCTGGCTACTTTCACAATCCTGTCGATACAAGGTGTTTGTAGGGTCAAGAGTAGCTGAGATCCAGGAGCTTACGGAAGGCTTTGTTTGGCGCTATGTAGACTCAGACAACAACCCTGCCGACGAACTAACAAGAGGGAAGACATTGATATCCCTGTTGGAGCCCAATTGA